One genomic window of Rhizobium lentis includes the following:
- a CDS encoding ABC transporter ATP-binding protein, giving the protein MNQPFLQIRGIRKEYGPVVAVHDVNLDVRRGEFLTFLGPSGSGKSTTLYILAGFENPTKGDITLEGRTLLATPSHKRNIGMVFQRYTLFPHLTVGENIAFPLKVRRKSKAEIDGKVKEMLRLVRLEGFEDRKPAQMSGGQQQRVALARALAYDPPVLLMDEPLSALDKKLREEIQHEIRRIHQQTEVTILYVTHDQEEALRLSDRIAVFSKGVIDQIGTGPELYANPRTRFVAEFIGDSDFISCDLVSSSDGQATIALGGGTIFNQIPVHGKGASGARAALMLRPERIRLSRARAAGAGLAATVSDITFLGNNIHVSTETATGEALSVRLPFGHEAIAGLNRGDIVHLDFDPGAAHVFC; this is encoded by the coding sequence ATGAACCAACCATTCCTTCAGATCCGCGGCATACGCAAGGAGTACGGCCCCGTCGTCGCCGTGCACGACGTCAATCTCGACGTCCGGCGCGGTGAGTTTCTGACCTTTCTCGGACCGTCCGGATCCGGCAAGAGCACGACACTCTATATCCTGGCCGGCTTTGAAAATCCGACGAAAGGCGACATTACGCTCGAGGGCAGGACTCTTCTCGCCACGCCGTCGCACAAGCGCAACATCGGCATGGTGTTCCAGCGATACACGCTGTTCCCGCATCTGACGGTGGGCGAAAACATCGCCTTTCCTTTGAAAGTCAGACGCAAGTCCAAGGCTGAGATCGACGGTAAGGTGAAGGAAATGCTGCGCCTCGTCCGCCTCGAAGGCTTCGAGGATCGCAAGCCGGCGCAAATGTCCGGCGGCCAGCAGCAGCGCGTCGCGCTTGCCAGGGCCCTTGCCTATGATCCGCCGGTGCTCTTGATGGACGAGCCGCTGTCGGCGCTCGACAAGAAGCTGCGCGAGGAAATCCAGCATGAGATCCGTCGCATCCACCAGCAGACCGAAGTGACGATCCTCTACGTCACGCACGACCAGGAGGAGGCGCTGCGGCTCTCCGACCGTATCGCCGTCTTCTCGAAGGGCGTCATCGATCAGATCGGAACAGGCCCTGAACTTTACGCCAATCCCCGGACCCGCTTCGTCGCTGAATTCATCGGCGACAGCGACTTCATTTCCTGCGACCTGGTGTCATCCTCCGACGGACAAGCCACGATCGCGCTCGGAGGCGGAACCATCTTTAATCAAATCCCGGTGCATGGAAAAGGTGCCTCCGGCGCCAGGGCGGCGCTGATGCTGAGACCGGAGCGCATTCGGCTGTCGCGCGCCAGAGCCGCCGGCGCGGGCCTTGCCGCGACGGTCAGCGACATTACCTTTCTCGGCAACAATATCCACGTCTCCACGGAGACGGCGACGGGCGAAGCGCTTTCGGTTCGCTTGCCGTTCGGGCATGAGGCTATTGCCGGGCTCAATCGCGGAGATATAGTCCATCTGGATTTCGATCCCGGCGCCGCTCACGTATTTTGCTGA
- a CDS encoding NAD-dependent succinate-semialdehyde dehydrogenase, whose protein sequence is MKLNDPSLFRQACPIGDRWVEAEARRAAMVHNPATGEVLGAVPDLGAAETDDAIRAAVVAQKLWAKKTAGERATVLKTWHRLMIENRDDLAMILTLEQGKPLAEAKGEITYGASFIEWFAEEARRINGETIPGHQPDKRILVLRQPAGVVAAITPWNFPNAMITRKIGPALAAGCAVVLKPALQTPFSAIAIAVLAERAGLPAGLLNVVTGDAAAIGGALTASRDVRVLTFTGSTRTGELLYRQCAPTIKKLGLELGGNAPFIVFDDADLDAAVEGAIIAKFRNNGQTCVCANRLYVQDGVYEAFAAKLAEAVAALKVGNGLERDVVLGPLIDDNAVAKVESHISDAVAKGAGIVSGGKRHSLGGHFFEPTILRDVNAGMQVAREETFGPLAPLFRFRDEEDVIEQANDTEFGLASYFYARDLSRVFRVAEALEYGMVGVNTGLVSTAEAPFGGVKMSGLGREGSSHGLDEYTELKYVCLGGIA, encoded by the coding sequence ATGAAGCTCAATGATCCCTCGCTGTTCCGTCAAGCCTGCCCCATCGGCGATCGCTGGGTCGAAGCGGAAGCTCGCCGGGCGGCGATGGTTCACAATCCGGCGACAGGTGAGGTGCTGGGGGCGGTTCCCGACCTCGGTGCGGCGGAAACGGACGATGCGATCCGGGCTGCTGTGGTCGCCCAGAAGCTTTGGGCGAAGAAAACCGCCGGCGAGCGCGCCACCGTTCTCAAGACCTGGCATCGCCTGATGATCGAAAACCGTGACGATCTGGCGATGATCCTGACGCTGGAGCAGGGAAAACCGCTGGCCGAAGCCAAGGGGGAAATCACCTATGGCGCGAGCTTCATCGAATGGTTTGCCGAAGAGGCAAGACGCATCAATGGCGAGACCATACCGGGACATCAGCCGGACAAGCGGATCCTCGTGCTGCGCCAGCCGGCCGGCGTGGTCGCGGCGATCACGCCGTGGAACTTTCCAAACGCGATGATCACCCGCAAGATCGGCCCCGCGCTAGCCGCCGGCTGCGCCGTCGTTCTCAAACCGGCGCTGCAGACGCCGTTCTCGGCCATCGCGATTGCCGTTCTCGCCGAGCGCGCCGGGCTGCCGGCAGGGCTCCTCAACGTCGTCACCGGTGACGCGGCCGCAATTGGCGGGGCGCTGACCGCGAGCCGCGACGTCCGGGTTCTGACATTCACCGGCTCGACCCGGACGGGCGAGCTGCTTTACCGGCAATGCGCGCCGACGATCAAGAAGCTTGGCCTCGAGCTCGGCGGCAACGCGCCCTTCATCGTCTTCGACGACGCCGATCTCGACGCTGCAGTCGAAGGCGCGATCATCGCGAAGTTCCGCAACAACGGCCAGACCTGCGTCTGCGCCAACCGGCTCTATGTCCAGGACGGCGTCTACGAGGCCTTTGCCGCCAAGCTCGCCGAGGCCGTTGCGGCATTGAAGGTCGGCAACGGCCTGGAACGTGACGTCGTGCTTGGCCCGCTCATCGACGACAACGCCGTCGCCAAGGTCGAAAGCCATATCAGCGACGCCGTGGCAAAGGGGGCCGGGATCGTCTCGGGGGGCAAACGCCACTCGCTTGGCGGTCACTTCTTCGAGCCGACGATCCTGCGCGATGTCAATGCCGGCATGCAGGTCGCGCGCGAGGAAACCTTCGGGCCGCTGGCGCCGCTTTTCCGTTTCCGCGACGAAGAGGACGTGATCGAACAGGCCAACGATACGGAGTTCGGGCTGGCTTCGTATTTTTACGCGCGCGACCTGTCGCGGGTCTTCCGCGTGGCCGAAGCGCTCGAATATGGGATGGTCGGCGTCAACACCGGTCTTGTTTCCACTGCCGAGGCGCCGTTCGGCGGCGTCAAGATGTCGGGTCTCGGCCGCGAAGGCTCGAGCCACGGGTTGGACGAATACACCGAACTCAAATATGTGTGCCTCGGCGGCATCGCCTGA
- a CDS encoding FAD-dependent oxidoreductase yields the protein MNRPDADFIIIGSGPAGVSAAFPLVAAGRRVLMLDAGNDAGSQEESRSARVLGADLEALQVDDGSSPKLQTPVSRGILERFRGNSGITGSGFTPIGSLARGGLSNIWGAQISFLDAEDIADWPIDIASLQRSYQRISERIGISRNSNSTRSAHGEPVLPLGATAAHVLHRNTVTKPANGSFRLFPAINAILSEARPGRAACDLSGDCLYGCPTGAIYNSRQDVLQLRKSPHFRLLDNMRAVSLRRDAAWTVGTADGSSFSAPRIILAAGVLGTAALLANHLPIEEQGLRLLNSPTLAIPLLSPARLLRSSTPTHSLAQLGLSLRYGDRPSDYVTGAIYEVGSLPAQSFINRMPLGRRAGRAAFETIGGSLLVATIYYPGDQSRSYIHRDATTGKSLTIRGGFAEGFDIRVDALKKALRREWKRLGLIQLPGASLAEPGIDAHFAGTLPMGAPGPFGTSADGELNLHSGLHIVDGSIIPDLSSKYITMTIMANADRIAHRLAETEAKPAS from the coding sequence ATGAATCGGCCGGATGCCGACTTCATCATCATCGGCAGCGGGCCTGCGGGCGTTTCCGCCGCCTTTCCGCTGGTAGCGGCCGGCCGTCGCGTTCTGATGCTGGACGCGGGCAATGATGCCGGGTCGCAGGAAGAAAGCCGCAGTGCGCGCGTCCTGGGAGCCGATCTGGAAGCACTGCAGGTAGACGATGGCAGCTCGCCAAAACTGCAGACGCCGGTGTCGCGTGGAATTCTCGAACGGTTTCGAGGCAATTCCGGCATAACTGGCTCTGGATTCACCCCCATTGGCAGCCTCGCCCGCGGCGGCCTCTCCAATATCTGGGGTGCGCAAATCAGCTTCCTCGACGCCGAGGACATTGCGGATTGGCCGATCGATATCGCTTCCCTGCAACGATCCTACCAGCGCATATCCGAACGCATCGGGATCAGCAGGAATAGCAATTCCACCAGAAGCGCCCACGGCGAGCCCGTCCTGCCGCTTGGGGCGACAGCGGCCCATGTTCTCCATAGAAACACGGTTACAAAGCCGGCGAACGGATCGTTTCGGCTTTTTCCCGCCATCAATGCGATACTGTCGGAGGCGAGGCCCGGACGGGCGGCATGCGACCTCAGCGGTGACTGTCTCTATGGTTGCCCGACTGGGGCGATCTATAACAGCAGACAGGACGTGCTTCAGTTGCGGAAGTCTCCGCATTTTCGTCTGCTCGACAACATGCGGGCTGTTTCGCTGAGACGTGATGCCGCCTGGACAGTCGGAACGGCAGACGGATCGTCATTTTCCGCTCCGAGGATCATTCTTGCCGCAGGCGTGCTCGGAACGGCCGCCCTGCTGGCGAACCATCTGCCGATTGAGGAACAGGGACTGCGTCTCTTGAACAGTCCGACGCTCGCCATTCCCCTGCTCTCCCCCGCAAGATTGCTGCGTTCGTCAACGCCGACGCACAGCTTGGCGCAGCTCGGACTATCTTTGCGCTACGGCGACCGCCCATCCGATTATGTGACGGGAGCGATCTATGAAGTGGGCTCCCTGCCGGCACAAAGCTTCATTAACCGAATGCCGCTCGGAAGGAGGGCGGGGCGTGCCGCGTTCGAGACGATCGGGGGAAGCCTCCTCGTCGCCACGATCTATTATCCTGGTGATCAAAGCCGGAGCTACATCCACCGAGATGCAACGACGGGAAAGAGTTTGACCATCCGAGGCGGCTTCGCGGAAGGCTTTGATATCAGGGTCGACGCGTTGAAAAAAGCGCTTCGTCGTGAATGGAAACGGTTGGGACTCATTCAACTCCCGGGCGCATCGCTGGCGGAGCCCGGTATCGACGCGCATTTCGCCGGCACCTTGCCGATGGGCGCACCCGGTCCGTTCGGCACCTCTGCGGACGGCGAATTGAACCTCCACTCGGGTCTTCACATCGTCGACGGCTCGATCATTCCGGATCTGTCATCGAAATATATCACGATGACGATCATGGCCAATGCCGATCGCATCGCTCATCGTCTCGCCGAAACGGAAGCAAAGCCGGCATCCTGA
- a CDS encoding NAD-dependent epimerase/dehydratase family protein, translated as MAPRLIITGSTGYIGARLAAMARERGFDVVELGRRPEAKWRIGDEPATSDLEGAAAVIHLAHSWATGAETAEENNINISGTVTLAKAAKAAGVRRFVFASSTSSRREALNVYGRTKFRIEQHLATSPAAPIVRIARIGLVYGGPRTAMFGLMAKLSVLSPLLPMIGLSRKVQPIHLDEVAAGLLALATDENQPPQTFVLAQERPISFAAWLRILRRSQGKGKLHFIPIPLAAALFACRMTKLVPLVPTVDPERVLGLAGAAPMESGESLKLLKLNLADPMTVLSQELGQKSEEPSRSEAGALLRYLGSTPTEAQLQRLSEGLRREGLAPLGLSPTLIKHPRLLALYEPPANRTQHRLAKALYLADLASEPERQRGQKAGLFDAILTIGTDILLLPLRALLARRYR; from the coding sequence ATGGCACCGCGTCTCATCATTACGGGATCAACCGGCTATATCGGTGCAAGGCTTGCGGCGATGGCGCGTGAGCGCGGCTTCGACGTGGTCGAGCTCGGCCGGCGCCCCGAAGCAAAGTGGCGCATTGGCGATGAGCCCGCGACATCCGATCTGGAAGGCGCTGCAGCCGTTATTCATCTCGCGCATTCCTGGGCCACCGGCGCGGAGACGGCCGAGGAAAACAACATCAATATCTCAGGCACCGTGACACTGGCGAAAGCGGCAAAGGCAGCCGGAGTGCGCCGTTTCGTCTTTGCCTCCTCGACCTCATCCAGGCGGGAAGCGCTGAATGTCTACGGCCGCACCAAGTTCAGGATCGAACAGCATTTGGCCACCAGCCCCGCGGCGCCGATCGTTCGGATCGCGCGGATAGGGCTTGTTTACGGCGGTCCGCGCACGGCGATGTTCGGTCTGATGGCGAAGCTATCCGTTTTAAGTCCGCTTCTGCCGATGATCGGGCTTAGCCGGAAGGTTCAGCCCATTCATCTCGATGAAGTGGCTGCGGGCTTGTTGGCGCTGGCGACAGACGAAAACCAGCCGCCGCAAACATTCGTGCTCGCGCAGGAGCGGCCGATAAGCTTTGCCGCATGGCTTCGAATCCTTCGCCGCAGCCAAGGCAAAGGGAAGCTGCATTTCATACCGATTCCCCTCGCCGCCGCCCTGTTTGCCTGCCGTATGACGAAGCTTGTGCCATTGGTCCCGACGGTCGATCCGGAGCGCGTCCTGGGACTCGCGGGGGCGGCCCCTATGGAAAGTGGGGAGAGCCTCAAACTGCTGAAGCTGAATTTGGCCGATCCAATGACGGTGCTTTCCCAGGAACTCGGCCAGAAGAGTGAAGAACCGTCGCGAAGCGAGGCCGGAGCTCTGCTGCGATATCTCGGCTCCACGCCCACGGAAGCACAATTGCAGCGCCTCTCCGAAGGGCTTCGGCGTGAAGGACTGGCGCCGCTCGGTCTCTCGCCAACGCTGATCAAGCATCCGCGTCTGCTGGCGCTCTATGAACCACCAGCCAATCGAACGCAGCATCGCCTCGCAAAAGCCCTCTACCTCGCCGATCTCGCGAGCGAGCCGGAAAGGCAGCGGGGCCAAAAGGCCGGCCTTTTCGACGCAATCCTGACCATTGGCACCGATATCCTGCTTCTGCCGCTCCGCGCCCTCCTCGCCAGGAGATATCGATGA
- a CDS encoding GHMP kinase translates to MIVSSAPFRVSFAGGGSDIASYYRRQAGAVLSCAIAKYSFVIVHNYFNENKYHLKYTRTELADTLEEIAHPLLREALRMHRVEPGIEVASVADIPSGTGLGSSSSFSVALINALYAHRSRFASKDQLAEEACKLEIDILKEPIGKQDQYAAAHGGLNFIEFNSNGGVNVQPVVLSSEKMAELESNILLFFTGSQRDTRSVLSTQVQAMETDEDKFRTVERMVQLAYEMRDILMSGDLGAFGEALHRGWMMKRSLTSKITNSAIDEFYDAARAAGAIGGKLAGAGGGGFLVLYCPRDRQAKVRQALSELKEIEFRFDWSGARIAFAQ, encoded by the coding sequence TTGATCGTTTCATCCGCACCTTTTCGGGTCAGCTTCGCCGGCGGCGGCTCGGACATCGCGTCCTATTACCGCCGGCAAGCCGGAGCGGTCCTGTCCTGCGCGATAGCCAAGTACAGCTTCGTCATCGTGCACAACTACTTCAACGAAAACAAATACCATCTGAAATATACGCGCACCGAGCTCGCCGACACGCTTGAAGAGATCGCGCATCCGCTGCTGCGTGAAGCACTGCGCATGCATCGGGTCGAGCCCGGCATCGAAGTCGCCTCCGTCGCCGACATTCCCTCCGGGACCGGACTCGGATCGTCCAGCTCCTTTTCCGTGGCGCTGATCAACGCGCTCTACGCCCACAGATCGCGCTTTGCCTCCAAGGATCAGCTGGCGGAAGAGGCCTGCAAGCTTGAAATCGATATCCTGAAAGAGCCGATCGGCAAACAGGATCAATACGCGGCCGCGCATGGCGGCTTGAACTTCATCGAGTTCAATTCCAACGGCGGCGTCAACGTACAGCCGGTCGTCCTCAGCTCCGAAAAGATGGCTGAGCTCGAGAGCAACATTCTCCTGTTTTTCACCGGAAGTCAGCGCGATACGCGCTCTGTGCTGTCGACGCAGGTACAGGCGATGGAGACGGACGAAGATAAATTCCGCACCGTCGAGCGCATGGTCCAGTTGGCCTACGAAATGCGCGACATCCTGATGAGCGGGGATCTCGGTGCCTTCGGCGAAGCGCTGCATCGCGGATGGATGATGAAGAGATCGCTGACCTCGAAGATCACCAACAGCGCGATCGACGAATTTTACGATGCCGCGCGTGCTGCCGGCGCGATCGGCGGCAAGCTCGCGGGCGCCGGCGGAGGCGGTTTCCTCGTTCTCTATTGCCCTAGAGACCGCCAGGCGAAAGTCCGGCAAGCGCTGTCGGAGCTCAAGGAAATCGAGTTTCGTTTCGACTGGAGCGGCGCGCGTATCGCCTTTGCACAATAG
- a CDS encoding HAD-IIIA family hydrolase, producing MGSETAIREAIIIAGGLGTRARSMTGDVIPKALLPLDGVPIILRQIRVLAREGVRHVRVLGGHLGSQLEPALGPEAEKLGITIDVFVEKSPLGTAGCLTTLDTIADDVLIVYGDMLFDIDLSALARHRRQFPAALTIIAHPNDHPRTSDIVVQKNGYLQRLLPRKAPRDADWRNLVPAGLYVACGQFFEALVPGQPADMIHDVIPGLLERSIPVAIYDTPEYMKDTGSPSRHAAAAEDLRQERVHAVHLSVRRPAVFFDCDGVLNEDVGGHGIIHPDQVKLVGRAGEAVRLARQAGFLAVAVTNRPQVAKGLLDEAGLDHVLGRLEAELAEDGGVLDRIYFCPHHPDKGFPNEVAELKIDCACRKPGDLMIRQAMAELPIEKAKSVIIGDSLRDIGAGRKAGIWAYGVRTGYGLRDEKSYPATETAIPHADLIFDTVYDAVRFQCSYGDIGQSLFRAIDDRLPDATGPLLVSICGRSRSGKSTFAHAVQRILSEAGRRVLRLELDRWIVPLEHRNPDMSAEQRSRVELYPEIVSTLRRSGQVEAPGYDAASRGQLRGTTAYDARDAEVILLDGIFAGHASIRGQVDMAVFVEASQHTLLDRFHTFYTWKGLTPVAVEGLWQSRIQEEWPRIDLQRTSADFVVNLEETTL from the coding sequence ATGGGTTCTGAAACCGCTATCCGCGAGGCAATCATCATCGCCGGGGGCCTCGGTACCCGCGCGCGCAGCATGACGGGCGACGTCATTCCCAAGGCTCTTCTGCCTCTTGATGGCGTGCCGATCATTCTCAGGCAGATTCGCGTCCTCGCCCGCGAAGGCGTTCGGCACGTCCGTGTGCTCGGCGGCCATCTCGGCAGCCAGCTTGAGCCTGCCCTTGGCCCGGAAGCCGAAAAACTCGGCATTACGATCGACGTCTTCGTCGAGAAGTCCCCGCTCGGCACGGCAGGATGCCTGACGACTTTGGACACGATCGCCGATGACGTGCTGATCGTCTATGGCGACATGCTTTTCGATATCGATCTGTCGGCACTCGCGCGTCATCGTCGGCAATTTCCTGCCGCCTTGACGATCATTGCGCACCCCAACGATCATCCGCGGACATCCGATATCGTCGTTCAAAAGAACGGCTATCTCCAGCGCCTGTTGCCCCGCAAGGCGCCGCGCGATGCGGATTGGCGCAATCTCGTGCCGGCCGGTTTGTACGTGGCTTGCGGCCAGTTTTTCGAGGCTCTCGTGCCGGGGCAACCGGCCGACATGATCCATGATGTCATTCCCGGTCTCCTCGAGCGTTCCATCCCTGTCGCAATTTATGATACGCCCGAATATATGAAGGACACCGGCTCTCCGAGCCGACATGCCGCCGCGGCCGAGGATCTCCGGCAGGAACGGGTTCATGCCGTCCATCTGTCGGTTCGAAGACCCGCGGTGTTTTTCGATTGCGACGGCGTGCTCAACGAAGACGTCGGCGGCCATGGGATCATTCATCCCGACCAGGTGAAGCTGGTCGGCCGAGCCGGCGAAGCGGTGCGGCTCGCCCGCCAGGCCGGCTTCCTTGCGGTTGCCGTAACCAACAGGCCGCAGGTCGCCAAAGGCCTGCTGGATGAAGCAGGTCTGGATCATGTTCTTGGTCGCCTGGAGGCCGAGCTTGCCGAAGACGGCGGCGTGCTGGACCGTATCTATTTTTGTCCGCACCATCCGGACAAAGGATTTCCCAACGAAGTCGCCGAACTCAAGATCGACTGCGCTTGCCGCAAACCGGGAGATCTGATGATCCGCCAGGCCATGGCGGAATTGCCCATCGAAAAAGCGAAATCCGTCATCATCGGCGACAGTTTGCGCGACATAGGTGCGGGCCGCAAGGCAGGCATCTGGGCCTATGGTGTGCGGACCGGTTACGGCCTGCGCGATGAAAAGAGCTATCCCGCCACCGAAACAGCGATTCCGCACGCCGATCTCATTTTCGACACGGTCTACGACGCCGTTCGCTTTCAATGCAGCTACGGGGATATTGGGCAATCGCTCTTCAGAGCGATTGATGACCGTCTTCCAGATGCGACCGGCCCGCTGCTCGTCAGCATATGCGGTCGCTCCCGCTCGGGGAAAAGCACTTTCGCGCACGCCGTTCAACGCATCCTCTCGGAGGCAGGGCGCAGGGTGCTGAGGCTGGAGCTCGACCGCTGGATAGTGCCGCTCGAACATCGAAACCCCGATATGAGCGCGGAACAGCGCAGCAGGGTAGAACTCTATCCCGAGATCGTCAGCACCCTGCGCCGATCCGGACAGGTCGAAGCGCCCGGTTATGACGCGGCAAGCCGCGGCCAGCTTAGGGGCACCACCGCCTATGACGCGCGAGATGCCGAGGTCATCCTCCTGGACGGCATTTTTGCCGGGCACGCGTCGATCCGCGGACAGGTCGATATGGCTGTCTTCGTCGAAGCGTCGCAGCACACGCTGCTGGACCGCTTTCACACCTTCTACACCTGGAAAGGCCTCACGCCGGTCGCCGTCGAAGGGCTCTGGCAGTCGCGAATTCAGGAAGAGTGGCCGAGGATCGATCTCCAACGGACATCGGCCGATTTTGTCGTCAATCTCGAGGAGACAACCCTTTGA
- a CDS encoding NAD-dependent epimerase/dehydratase family protein: MHALVTGGAGFIGSHLCDRLLDSGYRVTAIDNLHLGRMRNIDHLLGRPDFRFQKLDMLDREGMDQLVATDRPDAVFHLAANSDIAAGNANTELDLQLNQLTTTTLLAIMRKHGVGRLFFASTSAVFGEAEGNIHENHGPLRPISFYGASKLAAEAYLSVYALSFGIKTLVLRFPNVVGERSTHGAIYDFINRLRDDPTRLQVLGNGMQTKPYLYVGDLVDAILLAWNKALGAYEVFHASGIGETSVRDIAEIVVSKVAAGAAIEYGSEDRGWLGDVPRFSYDISRLVALGWTPKRKSTEAVELAVERILANGF; this comes from the coding sequence ATGCATGCCTTGGTAACGGGAGGGGCCGGATTTATCGGCAGCCATCTCTGCGATCGCCTTCTGGATTCGGGTTATCGGGTAACCGCAATCGACAATCTTCATCTTGGCCGCATGCGGAATATAGATCATCTGCTGGGCCGGCCGGATTTCCGCTTCCAAAAGCTGGATATGCTCGATCGCGAGGGCATGGACCAGCTCGTCGCGACGGATCGTCCTGATGCCGTTTTCCATCTCGCCGCCAATTCCGATATTGCCGCAGGCAACGCCAATACGGAACTGGACCTGCAGCTGAACCAGCTGACGACGACGACGCTGCTTGCCATCATGCGCAAGCATGGTGTCGGCAGGCTTTTCTTCGCCAGCACTTCCGCCGTGTTCGGCGAAGCCGAAGGCAACATTCACGAAAATCACGGCCCGCTGCGGCCGATCTCGTTCTATGGCGCCAGCAAGCTTGCTGCGGAAGCCTATTTGTCCGTCTATGCGCTGTCATTCGGCATCAAGACGCTCGTGCTGCGCTTTCCGAATGTGGTTGGGGAACGCTCCACACACGGCGCGATCTACGATTTCATCAACAGGCTGAGGGACGATCCGACGAGACTTCAGGTACTCGGCAATGGAATGCAGACAAAACCCTATCTCTATGTCGGTGATCTGGTGGATGCGATTCTCCTCGCATGGAACAAGGCGCTTGGCGCCTATGAGGTATTTCACGCCAGCGGCATCGGCGAAACATCTGTTCGGGATATCGCCGAGATCGTAGTCTCGAAGGTCGCGGCCGGAGCCGCTATCGAATACGGCAGCGAAGACCGTGGCTGGCTGGGCGACGTGCCGCGCTTCAGCTACGACATAAGCCGGCTTGTCGCTCTCGGCTGGACGCCGAAGCGAAAGTCGACCGAAGCCGTTGAACTCGCCGTCGAGCGGATCCTGGCGAATGGGTTCTGA
- a CDS encoding lysylphosphatidylglycerol synthase transmembrane domain-containing protein: MTPSSPRAWLRVAIPVLKVAVALGLVIWIARRVDFAEGWAAVRSLPVTTISVSIVLLLLQALLSAWRWCLLTDMIGQRLKMIGAMKLFMESLFYNQALPSPIPGDAARIFGAINYGLTIKEATLGVVMDRILTLFGLAVVALIGLIIMRAFYGHAFPIPYLAELTALGVAGTVASAVVFSWRRRLFIRFLPEKLHALSDALATFLSHRRTFSIFLLTLVIHGVSVVTLEILVRGLGLPLDWGQAAAAFPPVLLIAMVPISVGGWGLREGGMIISLAVFGIGTTDAATLSVVFGLLQLVVGLAGGVFVLSRPHSGKIKAL; the protein is encoded by the coding sequence GTGACTCCTTCTTCCCCCCGAGCATGGCTTCGCGTCGCCATACCAGTTCTGAAAGTGGCCGTGGCGCTTGGCCTCGTCATATGGATCGCACGCAGGGTCGATTTCGCAGAAGGGTGGGCAGCGGTCCGCAGCCTGCCGGTGACGACCATCTCAGTCAGCATCGTCCTGCTTCTCCTGCAGGCCCTGCTTTCGGCGTGGCGGTGGTGCCTTCTGACTGACATGATCGGGCAAAGGCTGAAGATGATAGGCGCCATGAAACTCTTCATGGAAAGTCTCTTCTACAATCAGGCTCTTCCAAGTCCCATTCCAGGCGATGCCGCCCGCATATTTGGGGCCATCAACTATGGCCTGACGATAAAGGAAGCGACGTTGGGCGTCGTTATGGACCGTATCCTCACTCTTTTCGGGCTGGCGGTCGTTGCGCTGATCGGGCTGATCATCATGCGCGCCTTTTACGGACACGCCTTTCCAATCCCCTATCTGGCCGAACTCACGGCCCTTGGCGTCGCGGGAACAGTCGCATCGGCCGTGGTCTTCAGCTGGCGTCGGCGATTGTTCATTCGTTTTCTTCCGGAAAAGCTGCACGCCCTGAGCGACGCGCTCGCGACTTTTCTGAGCCATCGGAGAACGTTCAGTATATTTCTGTTGACCCTCGTCATTCACGGAGTGAGCGTCGTAACACTTGAAATCCTGGTTCGCGGTCTTGGCCTCCCGCTCGATTGGGGCCAGGCGGCAGCCGCGTTCCCGCCAGTGCTATTGATCGCCATGGTTCCCATTTCCGTCGGAGGATGGGGCCTGCGCGAAGGCGGCATGATCATTTCGCTCGCCGTGTTCGGCATCGGCACGACGGACGCCGCAACACTGTCGGTGGTTTTCGGCCTGTTGCAGCTTGTGGTCGGCTTGGCCGGTGGTGTATTCGTCCTTTCGCGTCCTCATTCGGGAAAGATCAAAGCGCTCTGA